The following DNA comes from Candidatus Eisenbacteria bacterium.
ACCGACTTCGATCCCGACGAGATCAAGCGCAAGATCTCGCTGAACACGTCGGTCGCCTACTGCGACTTCAAGGGGTACCGCCTCAACATCGTCGACACACCCGGGTACGGCGACTTCGTCGCGGACGCGCGCGCCGGTCTCCGCGTGGTCAACGGTGCCGTCGTGGTGGTCGACGCGGTGGCGGGCGTGCAGGTGCAGACCGAGAAGGTCTGGAAGTTCGCCAACGAGTACGGCCTGCCGCGCGTGGTCGTCGTCAACCGCCTCGACCGCGAGCGCGCCGATTTCTTCCGCACGCTGGAGGCCCTCCAGAAGCGCCTCAAGGGACGGCTCGCACCGTTTCAGATCCCGGTGGGCGCGGAGGCGGGGTTCACCGGCATCGTCGACCTGATCGCGATGAAGGCGTTCATCACCGCCGACGGCAAGGCGAAGGAGACGGACATCCCCGCCGACGTGATGGACAGCGCGCGGTCCTACCGCGAGAAGCTCGCCGAGGCCGCCGCCGAGACCGACGACGATCTCCTCGCCAAGTACCTCGAGGAGGGCTCGATCAGCGAGACGGAGATGCTCGACGCGCTCAAGAAGGCGGTGTTCGCGGGGACGCTCGTGCCGGTCCTCGCCGCGTCGGCGACGCGCGGGATCGGCGTCGCCCAGGTTCTCGAGCTGATCCTCAAGGAATTCCCGTCCCCCGCCGACCAGGGCGAGGTCGAGGGAACCGACCCGCGGACCAAGGCGGCCGCGAAGCGGGCGCCGGATCCGAAGGCCCCGCTGTCGGCGCTGGTCTTCAAGACGATCTCCGACCCGCACGTCGGCAAGCTGTCGCTGTTCCGCGTCTACTCGGGCACGTTCCGCTCGGACGGCCAGGTGCTCAACGCCGGCCGCGACGCGCGCGAGCGGGTCGGCCATCTCGGCTGGCTCGAGGGCAAGACGCAGAAGGCGGTGGAATCCCTCGGCCCTGGCGAGATCGGCGTGGTCGCCAAGCTCAAGGACACGCTCACCGGCGACACGCTCACCGACGAGAGCCAGCCGGTGATCCTCCCCGGCATCGCGTTCCCCGAGCCGTCGATCTCGTTCGCAATCCAGCCCAAGAGCCGCGGCGACGAGGACAAGATCTCGACGGCGCTCCAGCGCATGGAGGAGGAGGATCCGACCCTCCGCCACCACTACGACCCCGAGACCAAGCAGCTGCTCGTGTCCGGGATCGGGCAGCTCCACGTCGAGGTGATCGTCGAGCGCATGAAGCGCAAGTACAACGTCGACGTCTCCCTGCTGCCGCCACGCATCCCCTACAAGGAGACCGTGAAGGGCCGCTCGGAGGTGCAGGGCAAGTACAAGAAGCAGACGGGCGGCCGGGGCCAGTACGGCGACACGTGGCTCCGCATCGAGCCCTTGCCGCGCGGCAGCGGCTTCGAGTTCGTCGACGACATCTTCGGCGGCGCGGTGCCGCGGAACTTCATCCCGTCGGTCGAGAAGGGCGTCCGCGACTGCATGAAGCGCGGCATCCTGGCGGGCTACCCGGTCGTCGACCTCAAGGTGACGCTCTACGACGGCTCGTACCACGACGTCGACTCGTCGGACATGGCGTTTCAGATCGCCGCCTCGATGGGGCTCCAGAAGGGATTCCTGGAGGCGCGCCCGATCCTGCTCGAGCCGATCATGAACGTCGAGGTGAACGCGCCCGCCGAGAACGCCGGCGACGTCATCGGCGACCTCAACGGCCGGCGCGGCCGCATCGTCGGGATGGAGCCGGAGGGCGAGGTGGTGGCGGTGCGTGCCCAGGCCCCGATGGCCGAGATGTTGACGTACGAGTCGACGCTGCGCTCGATGACCGGTGGCCGCGGCGGCTATTCGATGGAGTTCTCGCACTACGAGGAAGTGCCCGGCCAGCTCGCCGACAAGGTC
Coding sequences within:
- the fusA gene encoding elongation factor G, which gives rise to MALDISKIRNVGFVGHGGVGKTSLVEAILFAAGAVSRLGKVDDGTTTTDFDPDEIKRKISLNTSVAYCDFKGYRLNIVDTPGYGDFVADARAGLRVVNGAVVVVDAVAGVQVQTEKVWKFANEYGLPRVVVVNRLDRERADFFRTLEALQKRLKGRLAPFQIPVGAEAGFTGIVDLIAMKAFITADGKAKETDIPADVMDSARSYREKLAEAAAETDDDLLAKYLEEGSISETEMLDALKKAVFAGTLVPVLAASATRGIGVAQVLELILKEFPSPADQGEVEGTDPRTKAAAKRAPDPKAPLSALVFKTISDPHVGKLSLFRVYSGTFRSDGQVLNAGRDARERVGHLGWLEGKTQKAVESLGPGEIGVVAKLKDTLTGDTLTDESQPVILPGIAFPEPSISFAIQPKSRGDEDKISTALQRMEEEDPTLRHHYDPETKQLLVSGIGQLHVEVIVERMKRKYNVDVSLLPPRIPYKETVKGRSEVQGKYKKQTGGRGQYGDTWLRIEPLPRGSGFEFVDDIFGGAVPRNFIPSVEKGVRDCMKRGILAGYPVVDLKVTLYDGSYHDVDSSDMAFQIAASMGLQKGFLEARPILLEPIMNVEVNAPAENAGDVIGDLNGRRGRIVGMEPEGEVVAVRAQAPMAEMLTYESTLRSMTGGRGGYSMEFSHYEEVPGQLADKVVAAAKAEREKSH